In Chlorocebus sabaeus isolate Y175 chromosome 5, mChlSab1.0.hap1, whole genome shotgun sequence, one genomic interval encodes:
- the NTN3 gene encoding netrin-3 gives MPGWPWGLLLTAGTLFGALSPGPPAPADPCHDEGGAPRGCVPGLVNAALGREVLASSTCGRPATRACDASDPRRAHPPALLTSPGGTASPLCWRSEWLPRAPLNVTLTVPLGKAFELVFVSLRFCSAPPASIALLKSQDHGRSWVPLGFFSSHCDLDYGRLPAPADGPAGPGPEALCFPAPQAQPDGSGLLAFSVQDSSPPGLDLDSSPVLQDWVTATDIRVVLTRPSAAGDARDMEAVVPYSYAATDLQVGGRCKCNGHASRCLLDTQGHLICDCQHGTEGPDCGRCKPFYCDRPWQRATARESHACLACSCNGHARRCRFNMELYRLSGRRSGGVCLNCRHNTAGRHCHYCREGFYRDPGRALSDRRACRACDCHPVGAAGKTCNQTTGQCPCKDGVTGLTCNRCAPGFQQSRSPVAPCVKTPIPGPTEDSSPVQPQDCDSHCKPARGNYRISLKKFCRKDYAVQVAVGARGEARGAWTRFPVAVLAVFRSGEERARRGSSALWVPAGDAACGCPRLLPGRRYLLLGGGPGAAAGGAGGRGPGLSAARGSLVLPWRDAWTRRLRRLQRRERRGRCSAA, from the exons ATGCCTGGCTGGCCCTGGGGGCTGCTGCTGACGGCAGGCACGCTCTTCGGCGCCCTGAGCCCTGGGCCGCCGGCGCCCGCCGACCCTTGCCACGATGAGGGGGGCGCGCCCCGGGGCTGCGTGCCGGGCCTGGTGAACGCCGCCCTGGGCCGTGAGGTGCTGGCGTCCAGCACGTGCGGGCGGCCGGCCACTCGGGCCTGCGACGCCTCTGACCCGCGACGGGCACACCCCCCCGCCCTCCTGACTTCCCCAGGGGGCACGGCCAGCCCTCTGTGCTGGCGCTCAGAGTGGCTGCCTCGGGCACCCCTCAACGTGACTCTCACGGTGCCCCTGGGCAAGGCTTTCGAGCTGGTCTTCGTGAGCCTGCGCTTCTGCTCAGCTCCCCCAGCCTCCATAGCCCTGCTCAAGTCACAGGACCATGGCCGCAGCTGGGTCCCGCTGGGCTTCTTCTCCTCCCACTGTGACCTGGACTATGGCCGTCTGCCTGCCCCTGCCGATGGCCCAGCTGGCCCAGGGCCTGAGGCCCTGTGCTTCCCTGCACCCCAGGCCCAGCCTGATGGCAGCGGCCTTCTGGCGTTCAGCGTGCAGGACAGCAGCCCCCCAGGCCTGGACCTGGACAGCAGCCCAGTGCTCCAAGACTGGGTGACCGCCACCGACATCCGTGTAGTGCTCACAAGGCCTAGCGCGGCGGGTGACGCCAGGGACATGGAGGCCGTCGTCCCTTACTCCTACGCAGCCACTGACCTCCAGGTGGGCGGGCGCTGCAAGTGCAATGGACACGCCTCACGGTGCCTGCTGGACACACAGGGCCACCTGATCTGCGACTGTCAGCATGGCACCGAGGGCCCTGACTGTGGCCGCTGCAAGCCCTTCTACTGCGACAGGCCATGGCAGCGGGCCACTGCCCGGGAATCCCACGCCTGCCTCG CTTGCTCCTGCAATGGCCATGCCCGCCGCTGCCGCTTCAACATGGAGCTGTACCGACTGTCCGGCCGCCGCAGCGGGGGTGTCTGTCTCAACTGCCGACACAACACCGCTGGCCGCCACTGCCACTACTGCCGGGAGGGATTCTATCGAGACCCTGGCCGTGCCCTGAGTGACCGTCGGGCTTGTAGGG CCTGCGACTGTCACCCCGTTGGTGCTGCTGGCAAGACCTGTAACCAGACCACAGGCCAATGTCCCTGCAAGGATGGCGTCACTGGCCTCACCTGCAACCGCTGCGCACCTGGCTTCCAGCAGAGCCGCTCCCCAGTGGCGCCCTGTGTTA aGACACCTATCCCTGGACCCACTGAGGACAGCAGCCCTGTGCAGCCCCAGG ACTGTGACTCGCACTGCAAACCTGCCCGTGGCAACTACCGCATCAGCCTAAAGAAGTTCTGCAGGAAGGACTATG CGGTGCAGGTGGCCGTGGGCGCGCGCGGTGAGGCGCGCGGCGCGTGGACGCGCTTCCCGGTGGCCGTGCTCGCGGTGTTCCGGAGCGGAGAGGAGCGCGCTCGGCGCGGGAGCAGCGCGCTGTGGGTGCCCGCCGGGGATGCGGCCTGCGGCTGCCCGCGCCTACTCCCTGGCCGCCGCTACCTCCTGCTGGGTGGCGGGCCTGGAGCCGCGGCTGGGGGCGCGGGGGGCCGGGGGCCGGGGCTCAGCGCCGCCCGCGGAAGCCTTGTGCTTCCCTGGAGGGACGCGTGGACGCGGCGCCTGCGGAGGCTGCAGCGGCGTGAGCGGCGAGGGCGCTGCAGCGCCGCCTGA
- the TEDC2 gene encoding tubulin epsilon and delta complex protein 2 isoform X1 has product MLPADCSRRLVAELQGALDACAQRQLQLEQSLRVCRGLLQAWEPTGTWAWEPPPEPETNEEDPLPACTPSPQDLKELEFLTQALEKAVRVRRGITKAGERNKAPSLKSRSIVTSPGTTASTPPQSPGQVGGHASDTRPTKGLRQTTVPAKGRPEHRLPSLRDRTRAGIGARAPKPGAGLRNQHMAPLAAPQAPEAFTLKEKGHLLRLPAAFRKAASQNSSLWVQLSSMQTSDSMDAAAAKTQFLQNVQTTSGRSQPRLSAAEVEAEARRLQKACSLLRLRVREELSAAPMDWMQEYRCLLTLEGLQAMVGQCLQRLQELRAAVAEQPPLPCPVGRPPRALPSCRGGAEPTWSPQLLVYSSTQELQTLAALKLRVAMLDQQIHLEKVLMAELLPLVSAAQPEGPSWLTLCRAAHSLLCEGGARVLTILRDEPVD; this is encoded by the exons ATGCTGCCCGCGGACTGTTCGCGCCG GCTGGTGGCCGAGCTGCAGGGCGCCCTGGACGCCTGCGCACAGCGACAGCTGCAACTGGAGCAGAGCCTGCGCGTCTGTCGTGGGCTGCTGCAGGCCTG GGAACCAACCGGGACCTGGGCTTGGGAGCCACCTCCAGAGCCAGAAACTAATGAAGAGGACCCCCTTCCAG CATGCACACCCAGTCCACAAGACCTCAAAGAGTTGGAGTTTCTGACCCAGGCACTGGAGAAGGCTGTTCGGGTTCGAAGAGGCATCACTAAGGCTGGAGAAAGAAACAAGGCCCCCAGCCTGAAATCTAGGTCCATTGTCACCTCTCCTGGCACGAcagcctccaccccaccccagtcTCCCGGCCAAGTTGGTGGCCATGCTTCAGACACGAGACCCACCAAGGGCCTCCGCCAGACCACAGTGCCTGCCAAGGGCCGCCCTGAGCACCGGCTGCCGTCATTGCGGGATAGGACCCGTGCTGGGATAGGAGCCCGAGCCCCCAAGCCTGGAGCGGGCCTCAGGAACCAGCATATGGCCCCATTGGCTGCTCCTCAGGCCCCAGAAGCCTTCACACTCAAGGAGAAGGG GCACCTGCTGCGGCTGCCTGCAGCATTCAGGAAAGCGGCTTCCCAGAACTCAAG CCTGTGGGTCCAGCTGAGTTCCATGCAGACCAGTGATTCCATGGATGCCGCTGCCGCCAAAACCCAGTTTCTCCAGAACGTACAGACAACT TCAGGCAGGTCCCAGCCCAGGCTCAGTGCTGCGGAAGTGGAGGCGGAGGCGAGGCGCCTGCAGAAGGCCTGTTCGCTGCTGAGACTGCGTGTGAGGGAGGAACTCTCGGCAG CCCCCATGGACTGGATGCAGGAGTACCGCTGCCTGCTCACGCTGGAGGGCCTGCAGGCCATGGTGGGCCAGTGTCTGCAGAGGCTGCAGGAACTGCGTGCAG CGGTGGCGGAACAGCCACCATTACCGTGTCCTGTGGGGAGGCCCCCCAGAGCCTTGCCGTCCTGTAGGGGCGGAGCGGAGCCTACGTGGAGCCCCCAGCTGCTTGTCTACTCCAGTACCCAGGAGCTGCAGACCCTGGCGGCCCTCAAGCTGCGAGTGGCCATGCTGGACCAGCAGATCCACTTGGAAAAG gTCCTGATGGCTGAACTCCTCCCCCTGGTAAGTGCTGCACAGCCGGAGGGCCCATCCTGGCTGACCCTGTGCCGGGCTGCGCACAGCCTGCTCTGCGAGGGAGGCGCACGTGTCCTCACCATCCTGCGAGATGAACCTGTGGACTGA
- the LOC119621194 gene encoding large ribosomal subunit protein eL39-like — protein sequence MSSHKTFRIKRFLARKQKQNRPIPQWIRMKTGNKIRYNSKRRHWRRTKLGL from the coding sequence ATGTCTTCTCACAAGACTTTCAGGATTAAGCGATTCCTGgccaggaaacaaaagcaaaatcgtCCCATTCCCCAGTGGATtcggatgaaaactggaaataaaatcaGGTACAACTCCAAAAGGAGACACTGGAGAAGAACCAAGCTGGGTCTGTAA
- the TEDC2 gene encoding tubulin epsilon and delta complex protein 2 isoform X4 has protein sequence MLPADCSRRLVAELQGALDACAQRQLQLEQSLRVCRGLLQAWEPTGTWAWEPPPEPETNEEDPLPACTPSPQDLKELEFLTQALEKAVRVRRGITKAGERNKAPSLKSRSIVTSPGTTASTPPQSPGQVGGHASDTRPTKGLRQTTVPAKGRPEHRLPSLRDRTRAGIGARAPKPGAGLRNQHMAPLAAPQAPEAFTLKEKGHLLRLPAAFRKAASQNSSLWVQLSSMQTSDSMDAAAAKTQFLQNVQTTSGRSQPRLSAAEVEAEARRLQKACSLLRLRVREELSAAPMDWMQEYRCLLTLEGLQAMVGQCLQRLQELRAVPRSCRPWRPSSCEWPCWTSRSTWKRCFWKRRWGCNRGLQP, from the exons ATGCTGCCCGCGGACTGTTCGCGCCG GCTGGTGGCCGAGCTGCAGGGCGCCCTGGACGCCTGCGCACAGCGACAGCTGCAACTGGAGCAGAGCCTGCGCGTCTGTCGTGGGCTGCTGCAGGCCTG GGAACCAACCGGGACCTGGGCTTGGGAGCCACCTCCAGAGCCAGAAACTAATGAAGAGGACCCCCTTCCAG CATGCACACCCAGTCCACAAGACCTCAAAGAGTTGGAGTTTCTGACCCAGGCACTGGAGAAGGCTGTTCGGGTTCGAAGAGGCATCACTAAGGCTGGAGAAAGAAACAAGGCCCCCAGCCTGAAATCTAGGTCCATTGTCACCTCTCCTGGCACGAcagcctccaccccaccccagtcTCCCGGCCAAGTTGGTGGCCATGCTTCAGACACGAGACCCACCAAGGGCCTCCGCCAGACCACAGTGCCTGCCAAGGGCCGCCCTGAGCACCGGCTGCCGTCATTGCGGGATAGGACCCGTGCTGGGATAGGAGCCCGAGCCCCCAAGCCTGGAGCGGGCCTCAGGAACCAGCATATGGCCCCATTGGCTGCTCCTCAGGCCCCAGAAGCCTTCACACTCAAGGAGAAGGG GCACCTGCTGCGGCTGCCTGCAGCATTCAGGAAAGCGGCTTCCCAGAACTCAAG CCTGTGGGTCCAGCTGAGTTCCATGCAGACCAGTGATTCCATGGATGCCGCTGCCGCCAAAACCCAGTTTCTCCAGAACGTACAGACAACT TCAGGCAGGTCCCAGCCCAGGCTCAGTGCTGCGGAAGTGGAGGCGGAGGCGAGGCGCCTGCAGAAGGCCTGTTCGCTGCTGAGACTGCGTGTGAGGGAGGAACTCTCGGCAG CCCCCATGGACTGGATGCAGGAGTACCGCTGCCTGCTCACGCTGGAGGGCCTGCAGGCCATGGTGGGCCAGTGTCTGCAGAGGCTGCAGGAACTGCGTGCAG TACCCAGGAGCTGCAGACCCTGGCGGCCCTCAAGCTGCGAGTGGCCATGCTGGACCAGCAGATCCACTTGGAAAAGGTGCTTCTGGAAGAGGAGATGGGGGTGCAACAGAGGTCTGCAGCCTTGA
- the TEDC2 gene encoding tubulin epsilon and delta complex protein 2 isoform X5 yields the protein MLPADCSRRLVAELQGALDACAQRQLQLEQSLRVCRGLLQAWEPTGTWAWEPPPEPETNEEDPLPACTPSPQDLKELEFLTQALEKAVRVRRGITKAGERNKAPSLKSRSIVTSPGTTASTPPQSPGQVGGHASDTRPTKGLRQTTVPAKGRPEHRLPSLRDRTRAGIGARAPKPGAGLRNQHMAPLAAPQAPEAFTLKEKGHLLRLPAAFRKAASQNSSLWVQLSSMQTSDSMDAAAAKTQFLQNVQTTSGRSQPRLSAAEVEAEARRLQKACSLLRLRVREELSAAPMDWMQEYRCLLTLEGLQAMVGQCLQRLQELRAVPRSCRPWRPSSCEWPCWTSRSTWKRS from the exons ATGCTGCCCGCGGACTGTTCGCGCCG GCTGGTGGCCGAGCTGCAGGGCGCCCTGGACGCCTGCGCACAGCGACAGCTGCAACTGGAGCAGAGCCTGCGCGTCTGTCGTGGGCTGCTGCAGGCCTG GGAACCAACCGGGACCTGGGCTTGGGAGCCACCTCCAGAGCCAGAAACTAATGAAGAGGACCCCCTTCCAG CATGCACACCCAGTCCACAAGACCTCAAAGAGTTGGAGTTTCTGACCCAGGCACTGGAGAAGGCTGTTCGGGTTCGAAGAGGCATCACTAAGGCTGGAGAAAGAAACAAGGCCCCCAGCCTGAAATCTAGGTCCATTGTCACCTCTCCTGGCACGAcagcctccaccccaccccagtcTCCCGGCCAAGTTGGTGGCCATGCTTCAGACACGAGACCCACCAAGGGCCTCCGCCAGACCACAGTGCCTGCCAAGGGCCGCCCTGAGCACCGGCTGCCGTCATTGCGGGATAGGACCCGTGCTGGGATAGGAGCCCGAGCCCCCAAGCCTGGAGCGGGCCTCAGGAACCAGCATATGGCCCCATTGGCTGCTCCTCAGGCCCCAGAAGCCTTCACACTCAAGGAGAAGGG GCACCTGCTGCGGCTGCCTGCAGCATTCAGGAAAGCGGCTTCCCAGAACTCAAG CCTGTGGGTCCAGCTGAGTTCCATGCAGACCAGTGATTCCATGGATGCCGCTGCCGCCAAAACCCAGTTTCTCCAGAACGTACAGACAACT TCAGGCAGGTCCCAGCCCAGGCTCAGTGCTGCGGAAGTGGAGGCGGAGGCGAGGCGCCTGCAGAAGGCCTGTTCGCTGCTGAGACTGCGTGTGAGGGAGGAACTCTCGGCAG CCCCCATGGACTGGATGCAGGAGTACCGCTGCCTGCTCACGCTGGAGGGCCTGCAGGCCATGGTGGGCCAGTGTCTGCAGAGGCTGCAGGAACTGCGTGCAG TACCCAGGAGCTGCAGACCCTGGCGGCCCTCAAGCTGCGAGTGGCCATGCTGGACCAGCAGATCCACTTGGAAAAG gTCCTGA
- the TEDC2 gene encoding tubulin epsilon and delta complex protein 2 isoform X3 — MLPADCSRREPTGTWAWEPPPEPETNEEDPLPACTPSPQDLKELEFLTQALEKAVRVRRGITKAGERNKAPSLKSRSIVTSPGTTASTPPQSPGQVGGHASDTRPTKGLRQTTVPAKGRPEHRLPSLRDRTRAGIGARAPKPGAGLRNQHMAPLAAPQAPEAFTLKEKGHLLRLPAAFRKAASQNSSLWVQLSSMQTSDSMDAAAAKTQFLQNVQTTSGRSQPRLSAAEVEAEARRLQKACSLLRLRVREELSAAPMDWMQEYRCLLTLEGLQAMVGQCLQRLQELRAAVAEQPPLPCPVGRPPRALPSCRGGAEPTWSPQLLVYSSTQELQTLAALKLRVAMLDQQIHLEKVLMAELLPLVSAAQPEGPSWLTLCRAAHSLLCEGGARVLTILRDEPVD, encoded by the exons ATGCTGCCCGCGGACTGTTCGCGCCG GGAACCAACCGGGACCTGGGCTTGGGAGCCACCTCCAGAGCCAGAAACTAATGAAGAGGACCCCCTTCCAG CATGCACACCCAGTCCACAAGACCTCAAAGAGTTGGAGTTTCTGACCCAGGCACTGGAGAAGGCTGTTCGGGTTCGAAGAGGCATCACTAAGGCTGGAGAAAGAAACAAGGCCCCCAGCCTGAAATCTAGGTCCATTGTCACCTCTCCTGGCACGAcagcctccaccccaccccagtcTCCCGGCCAAGTTGGTGGCCATGCTTCAGACACGAGACCCACCAAGGGCCTCCGCCAGACCACAGTGCCTGCCAAGGGCCGCCCTGAGCACCGGCTGCCGTCATTGCGGGATAGGACCCGTGCTGGGATAGGAGCCCGAGCCCCCAAGCCTGGAGCGGGCCTCAGGAACCAGCATATGGCCCCATTGGCTGCTCCTCAGGCCCCAGAAGCCTTCACACTCAAGGAGAAGGG GCACCTGCTGCGGCTGCCTGCAGCATTCAGGAAAGCGGCTTCCCAGAACTCAAG CCTGTGGGTCCAGCTGAGTTCCATGCAGACCAGTGATTCCATGGATGCCGCTGCCGCCAAAACCCAGTTTCTCCAGAACGTACAGACAACT TCAGGCAGGTCCCAGCCCAGGCTCAGTGCTGCGGAAGTGGAGGCGGAGGCGAGGCGCCTGCAGAAGGCCTGTTCGCTGCTGAGACTGCGTGTGAGGGAGGAACTCTCGGCAG CCCCCATGGACTGGATGCAGGAGTACCGCTGCCTGCTCACGCTGGAGGGCCTGCAGGCCATGGTGGGCCAGTGTCTGCAGAGGCTGCAGGAACTGCGTGCAG CGGTGGCGGAACAGCCACCATTACCGTGTCCTGTGGGGAGGCCCCCCAGAGCCTTGCCGTCCTGTAGGGGCGGAGCGGAGCCTACGTGGAGCCCCCAGCTGCTTGTCTACTCCAGTACCCAGGAGCTGCAGACCCTGGCGGCCCTCAAGCTGCGAGTGGCCATGCTGGACCAGCAGATCCACTTGGAAAAG gTCCTGATGGCTGAACTCCTCCCCCTGGTAAGTGCTGCACAGCCGGAGGGCCCATCCTGGCTGACCCTGTGCCGGGCTGCGCACAGCCTGCTCTGCGAGGGAGGCGCACGTGTCCTCACCATCCTGCGAGATGAACCTGTGGACTGA
- the TEDC2 gene encoding tubulin epsilon and delta complex protein 2 isoform X2 — translation MLPADCSRRLVAELQGALDACAQRQLQLEQSLRVCRGLLQAWEPTGTWAWEPPPEPETNEEDPLPACTPSPQDLKELEFLTQALEKAVRVRRGITKAGERNKAPSLKSRSIVTSPGTTASTPPQSPGQVGGHASDTRPTKGLRQTTVPAKGRPEHRLPSLRDRTRAGIGARAPKPGAGLRNQHMAPLAAPQAPEAFTLKEKGHLLRLPAAFRKAASQNSSLWVQLSSMQTSDSMDAAAAKTQFLQNVQTTSGRSQPRLSAAEVEAEARRLQKACSLLRLRVREELSAAPMDWMQEYRCLLTLEGLQAMVGQCLQRLQELRAAVAEQPPLPCPVGRPPRALPSCRGGAEPTWSPQLLVYSSTQELQTLAALKLRVAMLDQQIHLEKVLLEEEMGVQQRSAALRRT, via the exons ATGCTGCCCGCGGACTGTTCGCGCCG GCTGGTGGCCGAGCTGCAGGGCGCCCTGGACGCCTGCGCACAGCGACAGCTGCAACTGGAGCAGAGCCTGCGCGTCTGTCGTGGGCTGCTGCAGGCCTG GGAACCAACCGGGACCTGGGCTTGGGAGCCACCTCCAGAGCCAGAAACTAATGAAGAGGACCCCCTTCCAG CATGCACACCCAGTCCACAAGACCTCAAAGAGTTGGAGTTTCTGACCCAGGCACTGGAGAAGGCTGTTCGGGTTCGAAGAGGCATCACTAAGGCTGGAGAAAGAAACAAGGCCCCCAGCCTGAAATCTAGGTCCATTGTCACCTCTCCTGGCACGAcagcctccaccccaccccagtcTCCCGGCCAAGTTGGTGGCCATGCTTCAGACACGAGACCCACCAAGGGCCTCCGCCAGACCACAGTGCCTGCCAAGGGCCGCCCTGAGCACCGGCTGCCGTCATTGCGGGATAGGACCCGTGCTGGGATAGGAGCCCGAGCCCCCAAGCCTGGAGCGGGCCTCAGGAACCAGCATATGGCCCCATTGGCTGCTCCTCAGGCCCCAGAAGCCTTCACACTCAAGGAGAAGGG GCACCTGCTGCGGCTGCCTGCAGCATTCAGGAAAGCGGCTTCCCAGAACTCAAG CCTGTGGGTCCAGCTGAGTTCCATGCAGACCAGTGATTCCATGGATGCCGCTGCCGCCAAAACCCAGTTTCTCCAGAACGTACAGACAACT TCAGGCAGGTCCCAGCCCAGGCTCAGTGCTGCGGAAGTGGAGGCGGAGGCGAGGCGCCTGCAGAAGGCCTGTTCGCTGCTGAGACTGCGTGTGAGGGAGGAACTCTCGGCAG CCCCCATGGACTGGATGCAGGAGTACCGCTGCCTGCTCACGCTGGAGGGCCTGCAGGCCATGGTGGGCCAGTGTCTGCAGAGGCTGCAGGAACTGCGTGCAG CGGTGGCGGAACAGCCACCATTACCGTGTCCTGTGGGGAGGCCCCCCAGAGCCTTGCCGTCCTGTAGGGGCGGAGCGGAGCCTACGTGGAGCCCCCAGCTGCTTGTCTACTCCAGTACCCAGGAGCTGCAGACCCTGGCGGCCCTCAAGCTGCGAGTGGCCATGCTGGACCAGCAGATCCACTTGGAAAAGGTGCTTCTGGAAGAGGAGATGGGGGTGCAACAGAGGTCTGCAGCCTTGAGGAGGACCTGA